The Methanobacteriaceae archaeon genomic interval ATTTTAACGATTCTCGGATACAAAGGAGAACCATTTCTGAATATATTCGAATCTAAAAAAGAAATACTTGATTAAAAATATTGTATATTACACTAAACAATTTAAATTTATTAACCAGACATCCATCAATCACTAAGCTCATTTTTTAATCTACAAAAATACAACCTGCTGCAAATAGTCAAGTTAGAATTCTCAGAAGAAAATATATCACAAACCTAATCACAATAAAATATCATGGCCATAGAAAACACTTTCCAGCACCAGCAAATTGACATCAATGGAATTTCAACTCATATCATTGAAGCTGGAGATAACAAAAGGCCAACTATTCTATTTCTGCATGGTTATCCTGAAAACTGGGGTAGCTTTGCCGATGTAATGGCCCTATTAAAAGAAAATTATCATATTTTATCTCTGGATATGCCTGGAGTTGGGAAATCCAGTCAATTGTTCCAGTGATAAATTTACCATAGCCAGTTTTATTCAGGATTTGATTCATCACTTTAATCTAAATAATGTAACTTTAGTAGGCCATGACTTAGGCGGTATGGTCACCTATTCTTTTTTAAGAAATTTTCCAGAAAATATATCCCAGGCCGTGATTATGAATACGGCCATTCCCTTGGTTGAAACATGGAAAGAAGTTAAA includes:
- a CDS encoding alpha/beta fold hydrolase, giving the protein MAIENTFQHQQIDINGISTHIIEAGDNKRPTILFLHGYPENWGSFADVMALLKENYHILSLDMPGVGKSSQLFQ
- a CDS encoding alpha/beta hydrolase, whose translation is MGNPVNCSSDKFTIASFIQDLIHHFNLNNVTLVGHDLGGMVTYSFLRNFPENISQAVIMNTAIPLVETWKEVKMNPYIRHFAFFALPRITRKCIYR